A stretch of the Prinia subflava isolate CZ2003 ecotype Zambia chromosome 33, Cam_Psub_1.2, whole genome shotgun sequence genome encodes the following:
- the LOC134563102 gene encoding zinc finger protein 3-like, translating into MEERPFRCPDCGMGFKHNSSVITHRRIHTGERPYECPECGQSFRLSSDLTIHQRIHTGQRPYECGECGKSFSRSTTLAVHQRRHTGERPYECGECGKTFSRRCHLMRHQMIHTGERPYECEKCKRFHTSSCLLSHQRIHTGERPYECGECGKRFSQSSTLTQHQCKCN; encoded by the coding sequence AtggaggagaggcccttccgctgccctgactgcgggatgggcttcaagCACAACTCCAGTGTCATCacccaccggcgcatccacaccggggagaggccctatgagtgtcCCGAGTGTGGGCAGAGCTTCAGGTTGAGCTCTGACCTGACTAttcaccagaggatccacacagggcaacggccctatgagtgtggggagtgtggaaAGAGCTTCAGCCGGAGCACCACCCTGGCTGTCCACCAGAGGAGacacaccggggagaggccctatgagtgtggggagtgtgggaagacCTTCAGCCGGAGGTGCCACCTGATGCGCCATCAgatgatccacactggggagaggccctacgagtgtgagaAATGCAAGAGGTTTCACACCAGCTCCTGTCTCCTCAGCCAccagcgcatccacaccggggagaggccctatgagtgtggggagtgtgggaagcGCTTCAGCCAGAGCTCTACCTTGACCCAACACCAATGCAAGTGCAACTAA